In one Trichlorobacter lovleyi SZ genomic region, the following are encoded:
- a CDS encoding helix-turn-helix domain-containing protein has protein sequence MSSEFNIGAKIKKLRLAKKLTLQAVARETGFSPALISQIENNNVSPPIATLSKIARFFDVKIGHFFAEEEEECRYEIVRADERKLMPRVISRAGTSQGYSYESLSWRKQNKKMEPFLLSVMEKVSEENTYSHDGEEFLFIMKGTAELVLEDQRHELTEGDCVYFDSSLRHRLLSKDGTEVQVLAVVAR, from the coding sequence ATGAGCAGCGAATTCAATATTGGTGCAAAAATCAAAAAACTCCGATTGGCGAAGAAGCTGACCCTCCAGGCCGTGGCCCGGGAGACCGGTTTTTCGCCTGCCCTTATTTCCCAGATCGAAAACAATAACGTCTCTCCCCCCATCGCTACCCTCTCCAAGATCGCACGCTTTTTTGATGTCAAGATCGGCCACTTCTTTGCTGAAGAAGAGGAAGAATGCCGTTACGAGATCGTGCGTGCCGATGAGCGCAAGCTGATGCCGCGGGTCATCTCCCGTGCCGGTACCAGCCAGGGCTACTCCTATGAGTCGCTGTCCTGGCGCAAGCAGAATAAAAAGATGGAGCCGTTTCTGCTGTCGGTCATGGAGAAGGTTTCAGAAGAGAATACCTATAGCCATGATGGCGAAGAGTTCCTGTTTATCATGAAGGGAACCGCTGAGCTGGTACTGGAAGACCAACGCCATGAACTGACCGAAGGGGACTGCGTCTACTTTGATTCATCCCTGCGACATCGCCTGCTGTCCAAGGACGGCACTGAGGTTCAGGTTCTGGCGGTCGTTGCCAGATAG
- a CDS encoding (Fe-S)-binding protein, which yields MSDQIVTDTLQRIEEELKKCVKCGTCRSNCPAFTAFQREPATARGKLTLVQHLLKDDIDLDDQTYLAMSKCLLCGSCVDRCPNDVPTDEIVIAAREALAKKRGLTTFHAAVGQVIKSRTRMKLGAKAASLLGPLFFKKVPENSGLRLRFPLPFVGNKRYIPAIAKTTFMERYPEVIEGQPGKPRVIFFVGCMTNFAYPRVGVATVKLFQHLGCTIIIPKDQQCCGLPGMSGGDIETVRDLAERNLTALERYEADYVMSACATCGGALHRLYPLVVGKRNPELRERLDRLAAKTVDAAQLLAQLGLKPAETGSGATGKITYHDPCHLRTRKLTAQPRDLIKATPGLELVEMEGADRCCGLGGTFNVYHYGSSMEINDLKSEAIIATGADAVATGCPGCMMQLDDGLKQHGSTVEVVHTMELLARQLLGE from the coding sequence ATGTCTGATCAAATAGTTACTGATACTCTTCAGCGTATAGAAGAAGAGCTGAAAAAGTGTGTCAAGTGCGGTACCTGTCGATCCAACTGCCCTGCCTTTACCGCCTTTCAGCGTGAGCCGGCCACGGCCCGTGGCAAGTTGACCCTGGTTCAACACCTGTTGAAAGATGACATAGATCTGGATGACCAGACCTATCTGGCCATGTCCAAATGCCTTTTATGTGGCAGTTGTGTGGACCGCTGTCCCAATGATGTGCCGACCGATGAAATTGTGATCGCTGCCCGTGAGGCGCTGGCCAAGAAGCGAGGGCTTACCACCTTCCATGCTGCAGTGGGGCAGGTGATCAAGAGCCGTACCCGGATGAAGCTGGGTGCCAAGGCCGCCTCGCTGCTGGGGCCGTTGTTCTTCAAGAAGGTGCCGGAGAACTCTGGTCTGCGTCTGCGCTTTCCGCTGCCGTTTGTGGGTAACAAACGTTATATCCCGGCCATTGCCAAGACCACGTTTATGGAGCGTTATCCGGAGGTGATCGAAGGCCAGCCGGGCAAACCGCGGGTTATCTTTTTTGTCGGCTGTATGACCAACTTTGCCTACCCGCGGGTTGGGGTGGCCACGGTCAAGCTGTTCCAGCACCTGGGCTGCACCATTATCATTCCCAAGGATCAGCAGTGCTGCGGTCTGCCCGGTATGTCCGGCGGCGATATTGAGACAGTACGTGACTTGGCTGAGCGCAACCTGACTGCCCTGGAGCGCTATGAGGCTGATTATGTGATGAGCGCTTGTGCCACCTGTGGCGGTGCCTTGCACCGCCTCTATCCGCTGGTGGTCGGTAAACGTAACCCGGAGCTGCGTGAGCGGCTTGACCGGTTGGCCGCGAAGACGGTGGATGCTGCCCAGCTGCTGGCCCAGCTGGGGCTGAAGCCTGCTGAAACCGGCAGCGGTGCAACCGGCAAAATTACCTATCATGACCCCTGTCATCTGCGGACCCGCAAGCTGACTGCCCAACCCCGTGATCTGATCAAGGCCACCCCCGGACTTGAGCTGGTGGAGATGGAAGGGGCAGACCGCTGCTGTGGTCTGGGCGGCACCTTCAATGTTTATCACTACGGTTCCTCCATGGAGATCAATGATCTCAAGAGCGAAGCGATCATTGCCACCGGCGCAGATGCTGTGGCCACCGGCTGTCCCGGTTGTATGATGCAGTTGGACGACGGTCTGAAACAACATGGTTCTACTGTTGAAGTGGTTCATACCATGGAGCTGCTGGCGCGCCAGCTATTGGGAGAGTAA
- the trmFO gene encoding methylenetetrahydrofolate--tRNA-(uracil(54)-C(5))-methyltransferase (FADH(2)-oxidizing) TrmFO → MHTLVTIIGAGLAGCEAAWQAAERGLQVRLYEMKPHRYSPAHQCEGLAELVCSNSLRGADLGNAVGLLKEELRRCGSLIMQAADATRVPAGGALAVDRDLFSAWITERISSHPNITLVREELTCLPSEGLVVIASGPLTSDALAEELSRLVGERLYFYDAIAPIVTAESLDLSRIYAASRYGKGDPDDYLNCPMDQEQYAAFIAAVKAAEKVAPREFEKVVHFDGCMPIEEMAARGDETLRFGPMKPVGLPDPATGRDPWAVVQLRSENNEKTLYNLVGFQTKMTWPEQRRVLRMIPGLEQAEFVRLGVMHRNTFINAPALLLPTQQLKSDPRIIFAGQITGVEGYVESAGSGFLAGLTVAALVTHEEPVLPPQETALGALIHHITNAEPKHFQPMNVNYGLFPSLTSRVKKKDRKLLLAERALAVLEDWKGRIETRSNRATE, encoded by the coding sequence ATGCATACATTGGTGACAATAATAGGCGCCGGTCTTGCCGGTTGTGAGGCAGCCTGGCAGGCTGCTGAGCGTGGTCTGCAGGTTCGTCTGTATGAGATGAAGCCCCACCGCTATTCTCCGGCTCACCAATGTGAGGGGCTGGCTGAGCTGGTCTGCTCCAACTCACTGCGGGGGGCAGATCTGGGTAATGCGGTCGGTCTGCTCAAGGAAGAGCTGCGGCGTTGCGGTTCCCTGATCATGCAGGCTGCTGATGCCACCAGGGTTCCGGCCGGTGGTGCCCTGGCTGTTGATCGGGATCTGTTCTCCGCCTGGATAACTGAACGGATCTCCTCCCATCCCAATATCACCCTGGTTCGTGAAGAGTTGACCTGCCTGCCGTCTGAAGGCTTGGTGGTGATCGCCTCCGGTCCCTTGACCAGCGATGCCCTGGCTGAAGAACTGTCCCGTCTGGTGGGGGAGCGACTCTACTTCTACGATGCCATTGCCCCGATTGTTACGGCAGAATCCCTTGATCTGTCCAGGATCTATGCCGCTTCCCGCTACGGCAAGGGTGATCCTGACGATTACCTCAACTGCCCCATGGATCAGGAACAGTATGCGGCGTTTATTGCAGCTGTGAAAGCTGCTGAAAAGGTGGCGCCCCGCGAATTCGAGAAGGTGGTCCATTTTGACGGCTGTATGCCGATTGAAGAGATGGCAGCGCGTGGTGATGAAACCCTGCGCTTTGGTCCGATGAAGCCGGTCGGTCTGCCTGATCCAGCCACAGGCAGAGATCCCTGGGCTGTGGTGCAGTTGCGGTCAGAAAACAATGAAAAGACCCTCTATAATCTGGTGGGGTTCCAGACCAAGATGACCTGGCCGGAACAACGCCGGGTGTTGCGGATGATTCCGGGGCTGGAACAGGCCGAGTTTGTCCGGTTGGGGGTGATGCATCGCAACACCTTTATCAATGCACCGGCCTTGTTGTTGCCCACGCAGCAGCTGAAGTCAGATCCCCGCATCATCTTTGCCGGGCAGATCACCGGGGTTGAGGGGTATGTTGAGTCAGCAGGCTCCGGCTTTCTGGCTGGCCTGACGGTGGCTGCGCTGGTCACTCATGAAGAACCGGTCCTGCCTCCGCAGGAAACTGCCCTGGGTGCCCTGATTCATCATATCACCAACGCTGAGCCGAAGCATTTCCAGCCGATGAATGTCAACTACGGTCTGTTCCCTTCCCTCACAAGCAGGGTCAAGAAGAAGGATCGCAAGCTGTTGCTGGCAGAACGGGCGTTGGCGGTGCTGGAGGACTGGAAAGGCAGGATTGAAACACGCAGCAACCGGGCAACTGAGTAA
- the topA gene encoding type I DNA topoisomerase: MAHQLVIVESPAKAKTIEKFLGSEYRVLASFGHVRALPSKQGSVDTANDFEPKYHVLPESKKHIDAIKKELKGADRLLLATDPDREGEAISWHLLAALGLDKKPKIPIQRVVFHEITKDAIIHAVQHPRDIAIDLVDAQQARSILDYLVGFNLSPFLWKKIRYGLSAGRVQSVALRLVCEREKEIQAFVDQEYWTIGAKLEKQGGQTLKAGLVAVDGKKLGKFDIPDQKSADALKNAIAQGKAEVASVTRKEMKRNPAPPFTTSTLQQEASRKLGFSAKKTMSTAQKLYEGVAIGEGGTVGLITYMRTDSVNLSAQALKDAHDLISVAYGKEYALAKPRFYKNKSKNAQEAHEAIRPTYLDKTPAELKKYLTPDLFKLYELIWKRTVACQMAEALLDQTSVDIAVSGQKTDSFILRATGSVIRFPGFMKLYIEGVDDEDEEKEGTLPALDEGEALKLLEVLPEQHFTQPPPRYTEATLVKTLEEYGIGRPSTYASTLNTLVERKYARLDKKRFFPEDVGMVVNDLLTAHFPKYVDYNFTAGLEEELDQVSRGEKQWKPLLREFWNPFISLLKQKEGEVKKDDLTTETLEEACPECGKPLAIKLGKRGKFIACTGFKEGCKYTRNLENSGTEEAAEPEVSEEKCDKCGQPMLIKSGRYGKYLACSGYPACKNIQPLNKPKGTGVTCPECKEGELTEKKSRYGKMFYSCNRYPDCKFALWDPPVTQPCPKCGFPVLVKKVYKKKGEFLKCPKEGCDYTSA, encoded by the coding sequence ATGGCGCATCAGCTTGTAATTGTCGAGTCTCCGGCCAAGGCCAAGACCATTGAGAAATTCCTCGGTTCCGAATACCGGGTGCTGGCCTCCTTCGGGCATGTCCGGGCACTGCCCAGCAAACAGGGCTCGGTTGATACGGCCAATGATTTTGAGCCCAAGTACCATGTGCTGCCGGAGAGCAAAAAACATATCGATGCCATCAAGAAAGAGCTGAAGGGGGCGGATCGACTGTTGCTGGCAACTGACCCCGACCGAGAGGGAGAGGCGATCTCCTGGCACCTGCTGGCTGCCCTGGGGCTGGATAAAAAGCCCAAGATCCCGATCCAGCGGGTGGTGTTCCATGAGATCACCAAGGATGCCATCATCCATGCGGTGCAGCATCCCCGTGATATTGCCATAGACCTGGTGGATGCCCAGCAGGCCCGTTCAATTCTGGATTATCTGGTCGGTTTCAATCTTTCTCCCTTTCTCTGGAAAAAGATCCGTTACGGCCTTTCTGCCGGACGGGTGCAGTCAGTTGCCCTGCGGCTGGTCTGTGAGCGGGAAAAAGAGATCCAGGCCTTTGTGGATCAGGAGTACTGGACCATTGGCGCCAAACTGGAAAAGCAGGGTGGTCAGACACTGAAGGCCGGTCTGGTTGCGGTGGATGGCAAGAAGCTGGGCAAGTTTGATATCCCGGATCAGAAGAGCGCGGATGCTCTGAAGAACGCCATTGCACAAGGTAAAGCTGAGGTCGCATCGGTTACCCGCAAGGAGATGAAGCGTAACCCGGCGCCCCCCTTTACCACCTCCACCCTGCAGCAGGAGGCATCCCGCAAGCTGGGATTCTCTGCTAAAAAGACCATGTCCACGGCCCAGAAACTGTACGAAGGGGTGGCAATCGGCGAAGGCGGCACGGTCGGTCTGATCACCTACATGCGTACTGACAGCGTCAACCTCTCGGCCCAGGCCCTGAAAGATGCCCATGACCTGATCAGTGTGGCTTATGGCAAGGAATACGCCCTGGCCAAGCCCCGCTTTTACAAGAATAAGTCAAAAAATGCCCAGGAAGCCCACGAGGCGATCCGTCCCACTTATCTGGACAAGACCCCGGCTGAACTGAAGAAGTATCTGACCCCTGACCTGTTCAAGCTATATGAGCTGATCTGGAAGCGGACGGTTGCCTGCCAGATGGCCGAGGCACTGTTGGACCAGACCTCGGTGGATATCGCGGTCAGTGGCCAGAAAACGGACAGCTTCATCCTGCGGGCAACCGGTTCGGTGATCCGCTTCCCCGGCTTCATGAAGCTCTATATTGAGGGGGTGGATGACGAAGACGAGGAAAAGGAAGGTACGCTGCCAGCTCTGGATGAGGGGGAAGCGCTCAAGCTGCTTGAGGTGCTGCCGGAGCAGCACTTTACCCAGCCGCCGCCCCGCTACACCGAAGCCACCCTGGTCAAGACTCTGGAAGAGTATGGCATCGGCCGGCCATCCACCTATGCCAGTACCCTTAACACCCTGGTGGAACGTAAGTATGCCCGTCTGGACAAGAAACGGTTCTTCCCGGAGGATGTCGGCATGGTGGTTAATGACCTTTTAACCGCCCATTTCCCCAAGTATGTGGATTACAACTTTACCGCCGGACTGGAAGAGGAGCTGGATCAGGTCTCCCGCGGTGAAAAACAGTGGAAGCCGCTACTGCGCGAGTTCTGGAACCCGTTCATCAGCCTGCTTAAGCAAAAAGAGGGGGAGGTCAAGAAGGACGATCTGACCACCGAGACCCTGGAAGAGGCCTGTCCGGAGTGTGGCAAGCCGCTGGCCATCAAGCTGGGCAAACGGGGCAAGTTTATCGCCTGTACCGGTTTCAAAGAGGGGTGCAAGTACACCCGCAACCTGGAAAACAGCGGTACTGAAGAGGCTGCTGAACCGGAAGTTTCAGAAGAAAAATGTGATAAATGCGGCCAGCCGATGTTGATCAAGTCGGGTCGCTACGGCAAGTATCTGGCCTGCTCCGGCTATCCGGCCTGCAAGAATATCCAGCCTTTGAACAAACCCAAGGGGACCGGTGTTACCTGCCCGGAATGTAAAGAGGGGGAGTTGACTGAGAAGAAGTCCCGTTATGGCAAGATGTTCTACTCCTGCAACCGCTATCCTGATTGCAAATTTGCCCTGTGGGATCCACCGGTTACCCAGCCCTGTCCCAAGTGCGGCTTCCCGGTGCTGGTCAAGAAGGTCTACAAGAAAAAAGGTGAGTTCCTGAAGTGTCCCAAAGAGGGCTGTGACTACACTTCCGCATAA
- the dprA gene encoding DNA-processing protein DprA has translation MDYCSWIALRAVEGIGPVLFRRLLERFETPGHVFSAAPGALATVRGVTPQIAEAIAAPACRRFAEAECRRIEAAGVRLLTFLDADYPRRLFEIGDPPPLLYLRGTFPPWEPAVAVVGSRRATREGLKAAERLSSELASNGVLVVSGLARGIDTAAHRGALAGGGATVAVLGCGVDVDYPPENRQLAEQISGNGCIISEFPMVTQPLAEHFPRRNRIISGLSRGVLVVEAVEKSGSLITARYALDQGREVLAVPGAISSAACRGSNRLIKDGAQLVDCVEDILHAVRVVRSEHALPLLDRHAPPLRCSLTPREAAVYELVAQGPRHLDEITQALELTPGEVSAMVLGLELKGMLQQLPGSYYSLP, from the coding sequence ATGGACTACTGTTCCTGGATAGCGTTGCGGGCCGTGGAAGGAATTGGCCCGGTCCTGTTCCGGCGGCTGCTGGAACGGTTTGAAACGCCGGGCCATGTGTTTTCTGCGGCGCCGGGCGCCCTTGCAACTGTACGGGGCGTTACGCCGCAGATTGCGGAGGCTATTGCTGCCCCGGCCTGTCGTCGCTTTGCAGAAGCGGAGTGTCGCAGGATTGAGGCAGCCGGTGTCCGCCTGCTGACCTTTCTGGATGCCGACTATCCCCGCCGTTTGTTTGAGATTGGCGATCCACCTCCTCTACTGTACCTGCGCGGAACGTTCCCTCCCTGGGAACCTGCGGTTGCCGTGGTCGGTTCCCGCAGGGCAACCCGTGAAGGACTGAAGGCGGCAGAACGGCTTTCGTCGGAGCTGGCCTCTAACGGTGTTCTGGTGGTGTCCGGTCTGGCCCGCGGGATAGATACGGCTGCCCACCGTGGTGCTCTGGCTGGTGGCGGCGCTACGGTTGCGGTGCTTGGCTGTGGGGTTGATGTTGACTATCCGCCGGAAAACAGGCAGCTTGCGGAGCAGATCAGTGGGAATGGCTGTATCATCTCAGAGTTTCCCATGGTAACCCAGCCACTGGCAGAGCATTTCCCCCGCCGCAACCGGATCATTAGCGGGCTTTCGCGAGGGGTACTGGTGGTGGAGGCGGTGGAAAAGAGCGGTTCTCTGATCACGGCCCGTTACGCGCTGGACCAGGGACGTGAGGTGCTGGCAGTACCCGGGGCAATCAGCTCTGCTGCCTGTCGCGGCAGTAACCGTCTGATCAAGGATGGTGCCCAGCTGGTTGACTGTGTGGAGGATATATTACATGCAGTCAGGGTTGTCAGGTCGGAGCATGCCCTGCCGTTACTTGACCGGCACGCCCCGCCACTGCGTTGCAGCCTGACCCCACGCGAAGCTGCTGTTTATGAATTGGTGGCCCAGGGACCGCGTCATCTTGATGAGATTACCCAGGCTCTGGAATTGACGCCCGGAGAGGTTTCGGCTATGGTGCTTGGCCTTGAACTAAAAGGGATGCTGCAGCAGCTTCCCGGATCATACTATTCACTTCCTTAA
- a CDS encoding LysM peptidoglycan-binding domain-containing protein, protein MKSRMRLVLSLMVMLLSVPWLLWAEEEPTVYVIQKGDTLWGLSGKFLNNPNYWPDLWSKNQQVTNPHFIYPGQTVRFVDGRLEIVDAPVEAGGQKAAAGKTVQPVPQLEVAEEKTFTVRGNEGWLMEKDTLPTGRVIAGQHGRLVLGEDDTVFTDIGTSHGGNDGSKYTILRKSKQIKHPVTGDDLGYKVYPLGALQLTHVTKLNSRGIISTSFKEIEPGDLLVPYQPVKRRTVALKMVSRPLKGYLVESATGNTALATGDVVYLDLGRSEGAEPGNLLYVVRKVAIEKMLVERYVGELPNEVVGALVIVEVGNRTSTAIVVKSIDAIFKGNEVVSAPR, encoded by the coding sequence ATGAAATCTCGTATGCGGCTGGTACTGTCCCTGATGGTAATGCTCCTGTCTGTTCCATGGTTACTCTGGGCCGAAGAAGAGCCAACGGTCTATGTGATCCAGAAGGGTGACACACTCTGGGGGCTTTCCGGGAAATTCCTTAACAATCCCAATTACTGGCCGGATCTCTGGTCGAAAAATCAGCAGGTAACCAACCCTCATTTTATTTATCCTGGCCAAACCGTCCGCTTTGTGGATGGCAGGCTGGAGATCGTTGATGCCCCGGTGGAGGCCGGCGGGCAGAAGGCGGCAGCTGGCAAGACGGTTCAGCCGGTTCCTCAGCTTGAGGTTGCAGAGGAAAAGACCTTTACTGTGCGCGGCAATGAAGGCTGGTTAATGGAAAAGGATACGTTGCCGACCGGTAGAGTTATCGCGGGACAGCACGGCCGCCTGGTGCTTGGTGAAGATGATACCGTCTTCACCGATATCGGCACCAGTCATGGCGGAAATGACGGCAGTAAATATACGATTCTGCGCAAGTCAAAACAGATTAAACATCCGGTGACCGGTGATGATCTCGGTTATAAGGTCTATCCACTGGGGGCGCTACAGCTGACCCATGTGACGAAGCTGAATTCCCGTGGCATTATCTCAACTTCATTTAAGGAAATCGAACCTGGCGATCTGTTGGTGCCCTACCAGCCGGTGAAGCGCCGGACCGTTGCCCTGAAAATGGTTTCGCGCCCGCTGAAAGGCTATCTTGTTGAGAGCGCCACCGGTAACACTGCACTTGCCACCGGCGATGTGGTCTATCTTGACCTTGGGCGTTCAGAGGGGGCAGAACCGGGCAACCTGCTCTATGTCGTCCGGAAGGTGGCGATTGAGAAGATGCTGGTGGAACGTTATGTCGGAGAACTGCCCAATGAAGTGGTTGGTGCGCTGGTGATTGTGGAGGTGGGCAACAGGACCTCTACTGCCATTGTGGTGAAAAGCATTGACGCCATTTTCAAGGGTAATGAGGTTGTCAGCGCTCCCCGTTAA
- the ybgF gene encoding tol-pal system protein YbgF, protein MGHLHKLGLLSLSLLVLGGCAANDLMVKRQTETETKVEHLFQIAGGIEARLNELSGRLAGLEEQETQRAALIKELGNGVRELKEVNQALQAKLQAAPATATSKVEVVNPDPVPKGRDAGPPPAYVKAFGLYSTNNFATAIQAFELFIKELPASEYVPNAYYWIGECYYSSSDLPNAHVAFQKVVDGWPRHSKAADALLKIGYSYLAQKQQDKAKSSFERLIRSYPGSPAAVKARERLMSSDQPAPVRH, encoded by the coding sequence ATGGGCCACCTGCATAAACTGGGTCTGCTGTCGTTATCCCTACTGGTTCTTGGCGGCTGTGCGGCCAATGACCTGATGGTAAAGCGCCAGACCGAGACCGAGACCAAGGTTGAACACCTTTTCCAGATTGCGGGGGGGATTGAAGCCCGATTGAACGAGCTTTCCGGTCGATTGGCGGGCCTGGAAGAACAGGAGACCCAGCGTGCAGCACTTATCAAAGAGCTTGGTAATGGCGTCCGTGAGCTGAAAGAGGTTAATCAGGCCTTACAGGCCAAGCTTCAGGCTGCTCCTGCAACTGCTACTTCCAAGGTTGAGGTGGTCAATCCTGATCCTGTCCCCAAGGGCAGGGATGCCGGGCCACCGCCAGCCTATGTCAAGGCCTTTGGTCTCTACAGTACGAACAATTTTGCAACGGCAATTCAGGCCTTCGAGCTGTTTATAAAAGAATTGCCTGCAAGTGAGTATGTGCCAAATGCCTATTACTGGATTGGTGAGTGCTATTACAGCAGTTCAGATCTGCCCAATGCCCACGTTGCATTTCAGAAGGTGGTTGATGGCTGGCCCCGGCACTCCAAGGCAGCAGATGCCCTGCTTAAAATTGGATACAGCTATCTTGCCCAGAAACAACAGGATAAGGCCAAAAGCTCATTTGAACGGCTTATACGCAGTTATCCCGGCAGTCCTGCAGCTGTCAAGGCGCGGGAACGGCTGATGTCCAGCGACCAACCGGCTCCTGTCCGGCACTGA
- a CDS encoding peptidase U32 family protein, protein MNKPELLAPAGTMEKLKCAIRYGADAVYMGGPDFGLRNMAGNFTLAEMPQALAFCHEQGVRCYLTINSYPADHTLGRLENYLQELAPLPFDAYIVSDPGVLRMIRRISPEREIHLSTQANTINHESVLFWQEQGIGRVNLAREMTLEDISATTRAVSLPCEVFVHGALCIAYSGRCLLSSAMTGRSANLGECTQPCRWKYALVEERRPGEYQPIEEDSSGTFIYNSKDLCLLEYLPDLVRAGVASLKIEGRMKGVHYLAGVLRIYRTALDRFCADPDGYTADPAWMEELTTISHRGYTTGFLLGDPKDVGQSYQAGYLRSHKLVGVVEAMHGEKLAEVVVRNRFQAGDQLSLMGPAMKNADFTATDLQYYDQQGTLLPVATVHPNMRILMPVPAGTAPDDLIRLPAPMQEFDS, encoded by the coding sequence GTGAACAAACCTGAATTGCTGGCCCCGGCCGGGACCATGGAAAAACTGAAATGCGCCATCAGATACGGGGCCGATGCCGTCTATATGGGCGGACCCGACTTTGGCCTGCGTAACATGGCCGGCAACTTCACTCTTGCCGAAATGCCGCAAGCCCTGGCGTTCTGCCATGAACAGGGGGTCCGCTGCTATCTGACTATTAACAGCTATCCTGCCGACCACACCCTGGGCCGCCTTGAAAACTATCTGCAGGAACTGGCGCCGCTCCCCTTTGATGCCTACATTGTCAGTGACCCTGGTGTGCTACGGATGATCCGCCGGATTTCTCCAGAACGGGAGATTCACCTCTCTACCCAGGCCAACACCATCAACCATGAAAGTGTCCTGTTCTGGCAGGAACAGGGGATTGGCCGGGTCAATCTGGCCCGAGAGATGACGTTGGAAGACATCAGTGCAACCACCAGGGCTGTCTCACTACCATGCGAGGTTTTTGTGCATGGCGCCCTCTGCATTGCCTACTCAGGTCGCTGTCTGCTTTCCAGCGCCATGACCGGCCGCAGCGCCAATCTGGGCGAATGTACCCAGCCCTGCCGCTGGAAGTACGCCCTGGTTGAGGAGCGCAGACCGGGCGAATATCAGCCGATTGAAGAAGACTCAAGCGGCACCTTCATCTACAACTCTAAAGACCTCTGCCTGCTTGAGTATCTGCCTGATCTGGTCAGGGCCGGCGTAGCTTCTCTCAAGATTGAAGGCAGGATGAAGGGGGTCCACTACCTTGCCGGTGTGTTGCGGATCTACCGCACAGCCCTGGACCGTTTCTGCGCCGACCCCGACGGTTACACCGCCGACCCGGCCTGGATGGAGGAGCTGACCACCATCAGCCACCGCGGCTATACCACCGGTTTTCTGCTGGGCGACCCAAAAGATGTCGGGCAGTCCTATCAGGCCGGTTACCTGCGCAGCCACAAACTGGTTGGCGTTGTCGAGGCGATGCATGGGGAAAAACTGGCAGAGGTGGTGGTCAGAAACCGGTTTCAGGCTGGTGATCAGCTTTCATTGATGGGACCCGCCATGAAAAATGCCGATTTTACGGCCACTGATCTGCAGTACTATGATCAGCAGGGCACGCTACTGCCGGTCGCAACAGTCCACCCGAACATGCGTATTCTGATGCCGGTGCCCGCCGGTACCGCCCCCGATGACCTGATCCGGCTCCCTGCACCGATGCAGGAATTTGATTCATGA